A genomic window from Cinclus cinclus chromosome 5, bCinCin1.1, whole genome shotgun sequence includes:
- the CXXC4 gene encoding CXXC-type zinc finger protein 4, which produces MAVGSRERPPRAHPLGNDFLCFSCGSFREDAGGTAPPVPSLPAVPPAPATMNTNVCVESGPNPEAPGLPKDSHLPEGALNSLVDYNSEMERYRSFATFYKTNGGAFPQAAKIARITTPIFPSAAAAAAARIGMSPWNCDTATAAAATAMLWGSGGGGGAAGGARKPSSSSSSAAAAAASAAAAAASSLHAGRGGMHHRSDSQRLGKPGCPPAEQPALPMANGNFLSTLAPEHCRPLAGECMNKLKCGAAEAEIMNLPDRVGTFSAIPALGGLSLPPGVIVMTALHSPAAASAAVTDSAFQIANLADCPQSHASASPASALGAAAGAGGGGGGGGGGGGGGGAGGTGGGAGAGAGNPAKKKRKRCGVCVPCKRLINCGVCSSCRNRKTGHQICKFRKCEELKKKPGTSLEVRGDDFFFPSLPPSLLNPLPPPLQCFLSSFKMQHPFSEASFRL; this is translated from the exons ATGGCCGTGGGCAGCCGTGAGCGCCCCCCGCGCGCGCACCCCCTTGGAAATGACTTTTTGTGTTTCAGCTGCGGCAGCTTCCGTGAGGATGCCGGAGGAACGGCT CCCCCCGTCCCGTCCCTTCCTGCCGTCCCCCCCGCTCCGGCCACTATGAACACCAACGTGTGCGTGGAGAGTGGCCCCAACCCCGAGGCGCCGGGGCTGCCCAAGGACAGCCACCTGCCCGAGGGGGCCCTCAACAGCCTTGTGGATTACAACTCGGAGATGGAGAGGTACCGCTCCTTCGCCACCTTCTACAAGACCAACGGCGGCGCCTTCCCCCAGGCGGCCAAGATCGCCCGCATCACCACCCCCATCTTCCCtagcgcggccgccgccgccgccgcccgcatCGGCATGTCCCCCTGGAACTGCGACACCGCCacggccgccgccgccaccgccatGCTCtggggcagcggcggcggcggcggcgcggcgggcggcGCGAGGaaaccctcctcctcctcctcctccgccgccgccgccgccgcctccgcggccgccgccgccgcctcctcgcTGCACGCCGGCAGGGGCGGCATGCACCACCGGAGTGACTCGCAGCGGCTGGGCAAGCCCGGCTGCCCGCCGGCGGAGCAGCCCGCCCTGCCCATGGCCAACGGCAACTTCCTCTCCACCCTGGCCCCCGAGCACTGCCGGCCGCTGGCCGGTGAGTGCATGAACAAGCTCAAGTGCGGCGCCGCCGAAGCCGAGATCATGAACCTCCCCGACCGCGTCGGCACCTTCTCGGCCATCCCGGCGCTGGGCGGCCTCTCCCTGCCCCCCGGGGTCATCGTCATGACGGCCCTGCACTCCCCCGCCGCGGCCTCGGCCGCCGTCACAGACAGCGCCTTCCAGATCGCCAACCTGGCGGACTGCCCGCAGAGCCACGCCTCGGCCTCGCCCGCCTCCGCCCTGGGCGCCGCCGCcggcgcggggggcggcggaggcggcggcggtggcggcggagGCGGAGGGGGGGCCGGCGGCaccggcggcggggccggggccggggcgggcaACCCCGCCAAGAAGAAGCGGAAACGCTGCGGGGTGTGCGTGCCCTGCAAGCGGCTCATCAACTGTGGAGTCTGCAGCAGTTGCAGGAACCGCAAAACGGGACACCAGATCTGCAAATTTAGGAAATGTGAAGAGCTTAAGAAAAAACCGGGCACTTCGTTAGAGGTCAGAGGagatgatttctttttccccagcctCCCGCCGTCCCTCCTCAATCCCCTGCCCCCGCCCCTCCAGTGCTTCTTGTCTAGCTTCAAGATGCAGCATCCCTTCTCCGAGGCCTCCTTCAGGCTCTGA